The proteins below are encoded in one region of Pseudomonas putida S13.1.2:
- a CDS encoding DUF72 domain-containing protein, which translates to MIHLGCAGWNLSRLHAEHFPLHGTHLQRYAGRLNAVEINSSFYRAHRSQTYARWAASVPEHFRFSVKLPKAITHEHRLQGCAGLLERFLDECGHLGDRLGCLLVQLPPSLAFEVDVVHAFFTDLRARYEGGLAVEPRHRSWAAAQSVLVDFQVAQVAASPSRFGVDAQPGGWQGLAYWRLHGEPQIYRSAYGSDYLQRLATQLQKRDSLQLPTWCVFDNTASGAALGDALAAEACLQRR; encoded by the coding sequence ATGATTCATCTTGGTTGCGCAGGCTGGAACCTGTCACGGCTTCATGCCGAACACTTCCCCCTGCATGGGACCCATTTGCAGCGTTACGCGGGCCGATTGAACGCGGTCGAAATCAACTCCTCGTTCTACCGTGCTCATCGGTCGCAAACTTATGCCCGATGGGCTGCGTCGGTGCCTGAGCACTTTCGTTTTTCCGTCAAGTTACCCAAGGCCATCACCCATGAGCACCGCTTGCAGGGCTGTGCGGGCCTGCTCGAGCGGTTTCTCGATGAGTGCGGGCATCTGGGCGATCGCCTTGGGTGCCTGCTGGTGCAGTTGCCGCCGTCGCTGGCGTTTGAAGTTGACGTTGTTCATGCGTTTTTCACCGACCTGCGCGCGCGTTATGAGGGAGGGCTGGCGGTCGAGCCGCGGCACCGATCATGGGCGGCAGCGCAGTCGGTGCTCGTCGACTTTCAGGTTGCCCAAGTCGCGGCCAGCCCCTCGCGCTTTGGTGTGGATGCCCAGCCAGGCGGCTGGCAGGGCCTGGCCTATTGGCGCTTGCACGGTGAGCCGCAGATTTATCGCAGCGCTTATGGCAGCGACTACCTGCAGCGTCTGGCTACCCAGTTGCAGAAGCGCGACAGCTTGCAACTACCGACCTGGTGCGTATTCGACAACACCGCAAGCGGAGCGGCCCTGGGCGACGCACTGGCGGCCGAGGCCTGCTTGCAAAGGCGTTGA
- a CDS encoding SDR family oxidoreductase, with the protein MIDQATGMKPGERYCVENIERAHQFPGYFQDGKYYLGPELLTAVGWLEGTTFIYDSLDAEGEPVFADRVAGTIEGLKLVLVDGTALELSKMEASATLAPAPEDIEPPQAAEPAPPAAPVSTQGPLRGKVVVITGASSGIGRAAAHAFACKGARLVLAARDEEALFDVLDECTDCGTDAVAITTDVSRSDQVQALAAQAAEFGHGRIDIWVNNAGVGAVGNFEDTPLEAHEQVIQTDLIGYLRGAYVALPYFKAQRSGILINTLSLGSWIAQPYAAAYSASKFGLRGLTDALRGELTAFTDIHVCDIYPAVMDTPGFRDGGNYTGHTLTPPGPVYDPELVAKAMVACALSPRARTTVGATARLAHLASYLVPGLPLLSGWLTRWGLSRSPSAGTSPGNLFEPPSDRRSVDGGWRARKDRTAVLVSAAVLGAIAGFAITHLQRRRRQGVDR; encoded by the coding sequence ATGATCGATCAAGCGACAGGCATGAAACCAGGCGAACGCTACTGCGTGGAAAACATCGAACGCGCCCATCAATTCCCCGGTTACTTTCAGGACGGCAAATATTACCTTGGCCCAGAACTGCTGACTGCAGTCGGCTGGCTCGAAGGGACCACGTTCATTTATGACAGCCTGGATGCAGAAGGCGAGCCGGTCTTTGCGGACCGGGTAGCGGGCACCATCGAGGGCTTGAAACTGGTGCTGGTCGACGGCACCGCCCTTGAGCTCTCGAAGATGGAAGCCAGCGCCACCCTCGCGCCTGCGCCTGAGGACATCGAGCCACCCCAGGCTGCCGAGCCTGCACCGCCGGCCGCCCCCGTATCGACACAAGGCCCGTTGCGCGGCAAGGTCGTGGTCATCACTGGCGCTTCAAGTGGCATCGGCAGGGCCGCTGCGCATGCCTTTGCCTGCAAAGGCGCTCGCCTGGTGCTTGCTGCGCGGGATGAGGAAGCGTTATTCGACGTGCTGGACGAGTGCACTGATTGCGGTACTGACGCCGTGGCAATCACTACCGATGTCAGCCGCAGCGACCAGGTGCAGGCGCTGGCTGCGCAGGCTGCCGAGTTTGGCCATGGGCGAATCGATATATGGGTCAACAACGCAGGCGTCGGCGCGGTCGGCAATTTCGAGGACACGCCACTGGAGGCGCATGAGCAAGTCATTCAAACCGACCTGATCGGTTACCTCCGTGGCGCCTACGTCGCCCTTCCCTATTTCAAGGCGCAACGCAGCGGCATCCTGATCAACACGTTGTCACTCGGGAGCTGGATCGCGCAACCCTATGCAGCGGCCTACTCGGCGAGCAAATTCGGCCTGCGTGGCCTGACCGACGCGCTGCGCGGAGAACTGACGGCGTTTACCGACATTCATGTCTGCGATATCTATCCTGCGGTCATGGATACCCCGGGTTTCAGGGATGGTGGCAACTACACTGGCCACACGCTGACGCCCCCCGGGCCAGTCTACGACCCGGAGCTGGTGGCCAAGGCCATGGTGGCTTGCGCCCTCTCCCCTCGTGCGCGCACCACGGTCGGGGCAACCGCTCGCCTTGCCCACCTGGCCAGCTACCTCGTCCCGGGGCTGCCGCTGCTTTCAGGATGGCTGACCCGCTGGGGGTTGAGCCGTAGCCCCAGCGCCGGAACATCGCCCGGTAACCTGTTCGAACCGCCGAGTGACCGGCGCAGTGTGGACGGTGGCTGGAGAGCCCGAAAAGACAGGACAGCGGTGTTGGTGAGTGCCGCCGTGCTCGGGGCCATTGCCGGGTTTGCGATCACTCATTTGCAGCGCCGGCGCCGCCAAGGGGTCGACCGCTAA
- a CDS encoding cation:proton antiporter, translating into MTFIVWFAMLGAVLLLLALSSSYLRWIPVTSSVVCLALGIGLGSSGLGLLHLDVSSSKGWMEHLTEVAVLFSLFFSGLKLRLPLHDRRWWSAFYLAGPVMMICIGGVTLLLHYGLNFEWGISVLIGAILAPTDPVLATLVQVADAQDDDPVRFSLSGEAGLNDGVAFPFVILGLFLQQNPGQAWLGDWLLKDMLWAVSAGLLLGYWMGRGLGKLTLFLRLRNDDSTVSPNDYLALALIALAYVFAETIQAYGFLAVFAAGLGLRQAEAHTSSNPEEPAAEHLVQPVVGHQHVAPELAVKGDVRGLDDSQVAAGIMLGDMLAFGSLIERAMEVFLVTLLGVVLIEHWDWRALLIAGALFLVIRPLSIVLFPIRGMLDIRQRGLLGWFGIRGIGSFYYLFYALDHGLPPGYAAQSTNLVLSVVALSILLHGLSVQPLLARYETWKQRA; encoded by the coding sequence ATGACCTTCATCGTATGGTTCGCCATGCTGGGCGCAGTCTTGCTGCTGCTGGCGCTTTCATCCTCCTATTTACGCTGGATCCCGGTGACATCCTCGGTGGTGTGTCTGGCCTTGGGCATCGGGCTGGGATCATCCGGGCTTGGTTTACTCCACCTGGATGTCAGCAGTTCCAAGGGATGGATGGAGCACCTGACCGAGGTCGCGGTGTTATTTTCCCTCTTCTTCAGCGGCCTGAAATTGCGCTTGCCCTTGCACGACCGCCGATGGTGGAGCGCGTTTTACCTGGCGGGGCCTGTGATGATGATCTGCATCGGTGGCGTAACGTTGCTGCTGCACTACGGCCTGAACTTTGAATGGGGTATTTCAGTGCTGATCGGGGCGATCCTCGCACCCACAGATCCCGTGCTTGCAACACTTGTGCAGGTGGCCGATGCCCAGGACGATGATCCTGTGCGTTTCAGCTTGTCGGGGGAGGCTGGCTTGAACGACGGAGTGGCCTTTCCCTTCGTCATCCTTGGGCTGTTCCTGCAACAGAACCCCGGGCAGGCCTGGCTCGGCGACTGGTTGCTGAAGGACATGCTGTGGGCAGTGAGTGCTGGTCTGCTGCTTGGCTACTGGATGGGGCGCGGGCTGGGCAAACTCACACTCTTCCTGCGACTGCGCAACGACGACAGTACCGTATCGCCCAACGATTACCTGGCCCTGGCACTGATCGCGCTGGCCTATGTGTTTGCCGAAACGATCCAGGCCTATGGGTTTCTCGCCGTATTCGCCGCTGGGCTGGGTTTGCGCCAGGCGGAGGCTCATACATCCAGCAACCCGGAGGAGCCGGCTGCCGAACATTTGGTGCAGCCCGTAGTGGGGCACCAGCATGTGGCGCCGGAGCTGGCTGTCAAAGGTGATGTGCGCGGGCTGGACGATTCTCAGGTCGCAGCGGGGATCATGCTGGGGGACATGCTGGCCTTCGGCAGCCTGATCGAGCGTGCAATGGAGGTTTTTCTCGTGACCTTGCTCGGGGTGGTGCTGATAGAGCACTGGGACTGGCGGGCGTTGCTGATCGCCGGAGCGCTGTTCCTGGTGATTCGTCCCTTGAGCATCGTGCTGTTTCCGATCCGGGGAATGCTGGATATTCGACAACGTGGGCTGCTTGGCTGGTTTGGCATCCGGGGTATCGGTAGCTTTTACTACCTCTTCTATGCCCTTGACCATGGGCTGCCTCCTGGCTATGCGGCACAGAGCACCAACCTGGTGTTGTCAGTGGTAGCGTTGAGCATACTGCTGCATGGGTTGAGCGTGCAGCCGCTGCTTGCCCGATACGAAACGTGGAAGCAGCGGGCGTGA
- a CDS encoding response regulator, protein MNADIRLLIVDDNAATRYALRRRLALHGYTVMEAGTGGEGLALIGREQFDALILDVNLPDMSGFDIVRLLRARPETALLPVIHVSAASIQTGDIITGLDAGADAYLVHPVDADVLVATLGTLLRVRDTERALRESEASFREIFTNVSAPIAVVDAGLKVHECNHAFEQLIQDNRNPDALQECFADDQQTAIADLRQHLLAGQRWRGTLGMHVGGMPRDTEWQLSPYREPGLCLVFVEDVTEHRHRERSHLARLEDANTQLARETAQREQTEAQLLQLQKMDALGSLTGGIAHDFNNLLTGIITSLELIRKRVAENRIEKVPAYADAALSSAMSAASLTHRLLAFARQQPLDTRPVDINERVRSLEELINRTIGERIVLQLELSHEPTTALVDPIQLESAVLNLVINARDALAKGGHIWVNTAAAFSLGDPNLRDGPYVAVTVRDDGCGIAPELLEKVFDPFFTTKPVGQGTGLGLSTIYGFARQSGGHVSIHSAPGLGTEVTLMLPASNQQESCEAPSPQVDQQGAGEYVLVVEDMASVRLSVAEVLADAGYRCVLAETIEQALDHLREDAGIQLLLTDVGLPGISGRELADMARSYRPGLPVLFMTGYAETALDRQAFLGSGMDLLIKPFQISELLVKVRRALGHAT, encoded by the coding sequence ATGAACGCTGATATCCGTCTGCTGATTGTCGACGACAACGCCGCCACACGCTATGCGCTGCGCCGCCGCCTGGCACTGCATGGCTACACGGTGATGGAGGCTGGCACCGGTGGCGAGGGGCTGGCGTTGATCGGCCGCGAGCAGTTCGATGCGCTGATCCTGGACGTCAACCTGCCGGACATGAGCGGCTTCGATATCGTCCGGTTGCTGCGTGCCAGGCCCGAAACGGCCTTGCTACCCGTGATCCACGTGTCGGCGGCGTCGATCCAGACGGGTGACATCATTACCGGGCTCGATGCAGGCGCCGACGCCTACCTGGTTCACCCCGTGGACGCCGACGTGCTGGTGGCCACCCTGGGTACCCTGCTACGGGTACGTGACACTGAGCGGGCCTTGCGGGAAAGCGAGGCGAGTTTTCGGGAAATCTTCACCAATGTGTCAGCCCCGATCGCCGTGGTTGATGCAGGGCTGAAGGTGCATGAATGCAACCATGCCTTCGAGCAGTTGATCCAGGACAATCGCAACCCCGATGCGTTGCAGGAATGCTTCGCCGATGACCAGCAGACCGCCATCGCCGATTTGCGTCAGCACCTGCTTGCGGGGCAGCGCTGGCGCGGCACGTTAGGCATGCATGTGGGCGGCATGCCCCGGGATACCGAGTGGCAGCTATCGCCCTACCGGGAGCCGGGATTGTGCCTGGTGTTTGTCGAGGACGTCACCGAGCATCGCCACCGCGAGCGCTCGCATCTGGCGCGCCTGGAGGACGCAAACACCCAGTTGGCGCGGGAAACGGCCCAGCGTGAGCAGACCGAGGCGCAACTGTTGCAGCTGCAGAAGATGGATGCTCTGGGCAGCCTGACAGGCGGTATCGCCCATGACTTCAACAACCTGTTGACCGGCATCATCACCAGCCTGGAGCTGATTCGTAAACGGGTAGCAGAGAACCGTATCGAAAAGGTCCCTGCATACGCCGACGCGGCCTTGAGCTCTGCCATGAGCGCTGCCTCGCTGACTCATCGGCTGCTCGCCTTCGCACGGCAGCAACCCCTGGACACGCGGCCGGTGGACATCAACGAGCGGGTTCGCTCGCTGGAGGAACTGATCAATCGCACCATTGGTGAGCGAATCGTGCTGCAACTGGAGCTGTCACACGAGCCCACCACTGCGCTGGTCGACCCCATCCAGCTGGAGAGCGCGGTACTCAACCTGGTGATCAACGCCCGCGACGCCTTGGCCAAGGGCGGGCATATCTGGGTGAATACGGCGGCGGCCTTCTCACTCGGTGACCCCAACCTGCGGGATGGCCCTTATGTGGCGGTGACGGTACGCGATGATGGTTGTGGTATCGCGCCGGAGCTGCTGGAAAAGGTATTCGATCCCTTTTTTACCACCAAGCCGGTAGGACAAGGTACCGGTCTTGGGCTATCGACCATCTACGGTTTTGCCCGCCAGTCGGGCGGGCACGTGTCGATCCACAGCGCGCCGGGGCTGGGCACTGAAGTCACCCTGATGTTGCCTGCCAGCAACCAGCAGGAGTCTTGCGAGGCGCCCAGCCCGCAAGTCGACCAGCAAGGCGCCGGGGAATATGTGCTGGTGGTCGAGGACATGGCTTCGGTGCGCCTGTCAGTGGCAGAAGTACTGGCCGATGCAGGATATCGCTGCGTGCTGGCCGAAACCATCGAGCAGGCCCTCGATCATCTGCGTGAAGATGCCGGTATTCAGTTGTTGTTGACCGATGTCGGCCTGCCAGGCATAAGCGGCCGCGAGCTGGCCGATATGGCGCGGAGCTACCGGCCGGGGCTGCCGGTGCTGTTCATGACCGGCTACGCGGAGACCGCCCTGGACCGCCAGGCGTTTCTGGGCAGTGGCATGGACCTGCTGATCAAGCCGTTCCAGATCAGCGAACTGCTCGTCAAGGTACGCCGGGCACTGGGTCATGCGACATGA
- a CDS encoding sensor histidine kinase: MAEPSSNNSAEQADLVIRLQAENQALRAELEDTNQGVLALYAELDSQAEQLRQASDLKSRFLSYMSHEFRTPLGSILSITSLLADEVDGPLSKEQQLQVAFINTATRELGDMVDDLLDLAKIEAGRITISPAWFDMLDLFAALRGMFRPIVDTGAVDLIFEEPQGLPKMYTDDKKLAQILRNFISNALKFTTRGEVRVSAQLLGSDQVRFAVSDTGIGIAPELLGGLFEDFAQVDSPLQKRLRGTGLGLSLCKRFAALLGGKVGVESTPGSGSCFFVILPMALAPESADER, translated from the coding sequence ATGGCTGAACCATCATCCAACAACAGCGCCGAGCAGGCCGACCTCGTCATCCGCTTGCAGGCCGAAAACCAGGCGCTGCGCGCCGAGCTGGAGGACACCAACCAGGGGGTGCTGGCGCTGTATGCCGAGCTGGACAGCCAGGCTGAGCAACTGCGCCAGGCGTCGGACCTGAAAAGCCGCTTTCTCTCCTACATGAGCCACGAGTTCCGCACGCCCTTGGGTTCGATCCTGAGCATCACCAGCCTGCTCGCCGACGAGGTAGACGGGCCGTTGAGCAAGGAGCAGCAGTTGCAGGTGGCGTTCATCAATACCGCGACGCGTGAACTGGGCGATATGGTCGACGACCTGCTGGACCTTGCCAAGATCGAAGCCGGCCGCATCACCATATCGCCTGCCTGGTTCGATATGCTCGACCTGTTCGCGGCCTTGCGCGGCATGTTCCGCCCGATCGTCGACACCGGCGCGGTAGACCTGATCTTCGAAGAGCCGCAGGGCCTGCCGAAGATGTATACCGATGACAAGAAGCTGGCGCAGATCCTACGCAATTTCATCTCCAACGCCTTGAAGTTCACCACCCGCGGTGAAGTGCGCGTGTCAGCGCAGCTTCTGGGTAGCGACCAGGTCCGCTTTGCCGTGAGTGATACGGGGATTGGTATTGCCCCCGAGCTGCTCGGCGGCTTGTTCGAAGACTTCGCCCAAGTGGACTCGCCGCTGCAAAAACGCCTGCGTGGCACTGGGCTGGGGCTGTCGCTGTGCAAGCGTTTTGCGGCGCTGCTGGGCGGGAAGGTGGGGGTGGAAAGTACGCCTGGCAGCGGGTCGTGTTTTTTTGTCATTCTGCCGATGGCGCTGGCCCCGGAGAGCGCTGATGAACGCTGA
- a CDS encoding ATP-binding protein: MGVNLAASLTQVLRLDEASQVGHARRVVQKLAEQLGFSAADAGRAAIVATELASNVLKHAERGELHIRVLAHGADPGIELVAVDRAQGFDLASCLADGYSTGGTQGIGLGAVSRLAQVFDVHADAKGAVVLARIYRQDHTVRDIRIGVTQHSLHDDPACGDSWHVTLADQRFSAVMIDGLGHGEEAERAAKAGIQAFTLAPFSAPEHVLGEMHHAMAGTRGGAAGIAQYDGTGDRLSFIGIGNIGATLVGTERPRGLASHPGIVGGQYRKGQVFDYAHVKGNLLIMFSDGLQSRWNLQTYPGLVHRHPAVIAAVLHRDFCRGRDDVTVLVIDLETVHG, encoded by the coding sequence ATGGGCGTGAACCTGGCAGCGAGTTTGACGCAGGTGCTGCGCCTTGATGAGGCCAGCCAGGTCGGGCATGCCCGGCGTGTTGTCCAGAAGCTGGCCGAGCAGCTTGGTTTCTCTGCCGCCGACGCTGGCCGTGCGGCCATTGTTGCCACCGAGCTTGCCAGCAATGTGCTCAAGCACGCCGAGCGTGGCGAATTGCATATACGCGTGCTTGCGCATGGCGCCGATCCGGGAATCGAGCTGGTGGCGGTAGACCGTGCCCAGGGGTTCGACCTGGCCAGCTGCCTGGCTGATGGCTATTCCACCGGCGGCACCCAGGGCATCGGGCTGGGGGCGGTCAGCCGCTTGGCGCAAGTGTTTGACGTGCACGCCGACGCGAAGGGTGCTGTGGTACTGGCGCGCATTTACCGGCAAGATCATACGGTCAGGGATATACGCATCGGCGTCACCCAGCATTCGCTGCACGATGACCCGGCCTGCGGTGACAGCTGGCACGTAACGCTTGCTGATCAGCGTTTCAGCGCTGTGATGATCGATGGCCTTGGCCATGGCGAGGAGGCCGAGCGTGCGGCCAAGGCGGGCATTCAGGCCTTTACCCTGGCGCCCTTCAGCGCGCCGGAGCACGTGCTTGGCGAGATGCATCATGCAATGGCCGGCACCCGTGGCGGTGCGGCTGGCATCGCCCAGTACGACGGTACCGGCGACCGCCTGTCGTTTATCGGCATCGGCAATATCGGCGCTACCCTGGTCGGCACCGAACGGCCTCGCGGCCTGGCCTCGCACCCGGGCATCGTCGGCGGGCAATACCGCAAGGGCCAGGTGTTCGACTACGCTCACGTGAAGGGAAATCTGTTGATCATGTTCAGTGACGGCCTGCAGTCCCGTTGGAATCTGCAAACCTACCCCGGGCTTGTTCACCGCCACCCGGCGGTTATAGCCGCCGTGCTGCATCGCGATTTCTGCCGTGGGCGGGATGACGTGACGGTGTTGGTCATTGACCTGGAGACCGTGCATGGCTGA
- a CDS encoding anti-sigma regulatory factor: protein MSIRQSGSQPVRLEQDVVLARQLTRKIATDCGMRLVDLTKLVTAVSELARNTVVYGGGGDMDWEVIEQAGRVGLRLVFRDEGPGIADVKLALTDGWTSGGGLGLGLTGARRLVDEFDLDTTPGQGTRVTITRWA, encoded by the coding sequence ATGAGCATCCGCCAAAGCGGTAGCCAGCCGGTACGCCTGGAGCAGGACGTGGTACTGGCCCGTCAGCTGACCCGCAAGATTGCCACTGACTGCGGCATGCGGTTGGTCGACCTTACCAAACTGGTCACGGCTGTCAGTGAGCTGGCACGGAACACCGTGGTATACGGTGGCGGCGGTGACATGGACTGGGAGGTCATCGAACAAGCCGGGCGGGTTGGCCTGCGCCTGGTGTTTCGTGATGAGGGGCCGGGCATTGCCGACGTCAAACTGGCCCTCACCGATGGCTGGACGTCAGGCGGCGGGCTTGGCCTGGGGTTGACCGGCGCTCGCCGGCTGGTAGACGAATTTGATCTGGACACCACTCCCGGGCAAGGCACCCGGGTAACGATCACCCGATGGGCGTGA
- a CDS encoding STAS domain-containing protein, with product MERIPILQMGEFLLVTIQVDMHDQLALRLQDDLTDRIDQTSARGVLIDISALDMVDSFIGRMIASISGLSRIMDAETVLVGMQPAVAITLVELGLTLPGVSTALNVDRGMHLLRQRVGHS from the coding sequence ATGGAGCGTATTCCCATTCTGCAAATGGGCGAATTCCTGCTGGTAACCATTCAGGTCGACATGCACGACCAACTGGCGCTGCGCCTGCAGGACGATCTTACCGACCGAATCGACCAGACTTCAGCCCGCGGCGTGCTGATCGATATTTCCGCGCTGGATATGGTCGACTCGTTCATTGGCCGCATGATCGCCAGTATTTCCGGCCTTTCACGGATAATGGATGCCGAGACTGTGCTGGTCGGCATGCAACCCGCGGTGGCCATCACCCTGGTGGAACTTGGCCTGACCTTGCCCGGGGTAAGCACTGCACTGAATGTCGACCGCGGCATGCATCTGTTGCGGCAGCGGGTAGGCCACTCATGA
- a CDS encoding STAS domain-containing protein has protein sequence MAALQNSTLEAIVGNQAQLLAEWISALEANGATRNIREHDLRQETHDFLQLVIDGLRKEAGTQIGAQDWEEARRFLEKLSASRAQVGQESHQTAYFIFALKGPLFRLLQAHYGEKPALLAEQLWEISQLLDAFGLHTIRTYQKNREGVIKRQQEELLELSTPVVKLWEGVLALPLIGTLDSQRSQTVMESLLQRIVDTGSEIAIIDITGVPTVDTLVAQHLLKTVTAIRLMGADCIISGVRPQIAQTIVHLGLDLGTLTTKSNLADALKLALSRLGTSTGEKV, from the coding sequence ATGGCAGCACTGCAGAACAGCACGTTGGAAGCAATTGTCGGTAATCAGGCGCAGTTGCTGGCGGAGTGGATCAGCGCCCTGGAGGCCAATGGCGCGACACGCAATATTCGTGAACACGACTTGCGCCAGGAGACGCATGACTTCCTGCAGTTGGTGATTGACGGGCTGCGCAAGGAGGCCGGTACGCAGATTGGTGCGCAAGATTGGGAGGAAGCCCGGCGCTTCCTCGAAAAACTGTCTGCAAGCCGTGCCCAGGTCGGGCAGGAATCGCACCAGACGGCCTATTTCATCTTCGCCCTCAAGGGGCCGCTGTTCAGGTTGTTGCAGGCCCATTACGGAGAAAAACCAGCGCTGCTGGCCGAACAACTGTGGGAAATCTCCCAGTTGCTCGATGCGTTCGGCCTGCACACCATACGGACCTATCAGAAAAACCGCGAAGGCGTGATCAAGCGCCAGCAGGAAGAGTTGCTTGAGCTCTCCACCCCGGTGGTCAAACTCTGGGAGGGTGTACTGGCCCTGCCGTTGATCGGCACACTCGACTCGCAACGCAGCCAGACAGTGATGGAGTCGCTGCTGCAGCGCATTGTCGATACCGGCTCTGAGATTGCCATCATCGATATCACCGGTGTCCCAACTGTGGACACCCTGGTCGCGCAGCATCTGCTCAAGACCGTGACGGCCATCCGCTTGATGGGCGCCGATTGCATCATCAGCGGTGTTCGCCCGCAAATCGCCCAGACCATCGTGCACCTGGGCCTTGACCTGGGCACGTTGACCACCAAGTCCAACCTTGCTGACGCCTTGAAGCTGGCGCTTTCGCGTCTGGGTACCAGCACTGGCGAGAAGGTGTGA
- a CDS encoding type 1 glutamine amidotransferase domain-containing protein, which produces MSAQLNGKRVAFLVTDGFEQVELTGPREALEDSGAVVDILSDKEGSVRGWNHDKPADEFNVDATFDSAQLDLYDALVLPGGVQNSDTIRLVPGAQKLVKSHDAAGKPLAVICHGGWLLVSCGLAKGKRMTSYKTLQDDIRNAGGTWVDEQVVVDGNLITSRQPDDIPAFNAQLLKALAG; this is translated from the coding sequence ATGAGTGCACAACTGAACGGCAAGCGCGTGGCCTTTCTGGTCACCGATGGCTTCGAGCAAGTAGAACTGACCGGCCCGCGTGAAGCGCTGGAAGACAGTGGCGCAGTGGTGGATATCCTGAGCGACAAGGAAGGCAGCGTACGTGGCTGGAACCATGACAAACCCGCCGACGAATTCAATGTGGACGCTACCTTCGACAGCGCGCAGCTTGACCTGTACGACGCCCTGGTGCTGCCCGGCGGCGTGCAGAACTCCGACACGATTCGCCTGGTCCCCGGCGCGCAAAAGCTGGTAAAAAGCCATGATGCGGCGGGCAAGCCGCTGGCGGTCATCTGCCACGGTGGGTGGCTGCTGGTATCGTGCGGGTTGGCTAAAGGCAAGCGAATGACCAGCTACAAGACCTTGCAGGATGACATTCGCAACGCCGGCGGTACGTGGGTGGATGAACAGGTGGTGGTGGATGGCAACCTGATCACCAGCCGCCAGCCGGATGATATTCCCGCCTTCAACGCGCAGCTGCTCAAGGCGCTGGCCGGCTGA
- a CDS encoding glucose 1-dehydrogenase — translation MSDYPTPPFPSQPQSVPGSQRKMEPYPDCGEQTYTGNNRLEGKIALITGADSGIGRAVAIAYAREGADVAIAYLNEHEDAQETARWVEAAGRQCLLLPGDLAHKQHCYDIVDKTVAQFGRIDILVNNAAFQMAHESLADIDDDEWVMTFDTNITAIFRICQRALPSMPKGGSIINTSSVNSDDPSPSLLAYAATKGAIANFTAGLAQLLAKQGIRVNSVAPGPIWTPLIPATMPDEAVKNFGSGYPMGRPGQPVEVAPIYVLLGSDEASYISGSRYGVTGGKPIL, via the coding sequence ATGAGCGACTACCCTACCCCGCCCTTCCCATCCCAACCGCAAAGCGTTCCCGGTTCACAACGCAAGATGGAGCCGTATCCGGACTGTGGCGAGCAGACCTACACCGGCAACAACCGGCTTGAAGGCAAGATCGCCCTGATTACCGGTGCCGACAGCGGCATCGGCCGCGCCGTAGCGATCGCCTATGCCCGCGAGGGCGCTGACGTTGCCATTGCCTACTTGAATGAACACGAGGATGCGCAGGAAACGGCGCGCTGGGTCGAGGCCGCTGGCCGGCAGTGCCTGCTGCTGCCCGGTGACCTGGCACACAAACAGCACTGCTACGACATTGTCGACAAGACCGTGGCACAGTTCGGTCGCATCGATATCCTGGTCAACAACGCCGCGTTCCAGATGGCCCATGAAAGCCTGGCCGACATTGACGACGATGAATGGGTGATGACGTTCGACACCAACATCACTGCCATTTTCCGCATTTGCCAGCGCGCGTTGCCCTCAATGCCCAAAGGCGGGTCAATAATCAACACCAGCTCGGTCAACTCCGACGACCCGTCACCCAGCCTGTTGGCCTATGCCGCCACCAAAGGGGCGATTGCCAATTTCACTGCAGGCCTCGCCCAGTTGCTGGCCAAGCAAGGGATTCGGGTGAACAGCGTGGCCCCCGGCCCGATCTGGACACCACTGATCCCGGCCACCATGCCTGACGAGGCGGTAAAAAACTTTGGTTCAGGCTACCCGATGGGGCGACCGGGGCAACCGGTCGAGGTGGCGCCGATCTACGTCTTGCTGGGTTCGGATGAAGCCAGCTACATCTCGGGTTCGCGCTACGGCGTTACAGGGGGCAAACCTATCCTCTGA